CGCCGGAACGGCGGCCCGCCGGTGAGCATCTCGAAGACGACGCAGCCCAGGCTGTAGACGTCGCAGCGCCCGTCGACGGGCTTGCCGGAGATCTGCTCCGGCGCCACGTAGTCCAGCGTGCCGACGAACTGGCCGACGCTGGTGAAGCCGGTCAGCGAGAGGGACTTCTTGGTCAGCCCGAAGTCCGTCAGGTAGACGTGCTCGGGGTGGTCGGCGTCGGTGCCCTCGGCGACCAGCACGTTGCCGGGTTTCACGTCCCTGTGCACCAGCTGGTGCGCGTGCGCGGCGTCCAGCGCCGAGGCGACCTGGACGGCGATCCGCCCGGTCTGCGGCAGCGGCAGCGGTCCGGTGCGGTCCAGCAGGGCCCGCAGGTCGCGTCCCTGGACGTAGCGCATCGCGATGAACAGCACGCCGTCGGCCTCGCCCGCCTCGAAGATCGGGACGATGTTCGGGTGGTCGATCGCGGCGGCGACCTTGGACTCGTGCTCGAAGCGCCTGCGGAAGACCTCGTTGCGGGCCAGCTCGGGCGCCAGCAGCTTGACCGCGACGGTCCGGTCCAGCCGGACGTCCCTGGCCCGGTACACGACGGCCATCCCGCCGCGGCCGAGCACCCGCTCCAGCTGGTAGCCGGCGATCCGACGGCCGGCCAGGTCGTCGGAGTCGGGGCCCATCAGGCGTCACCCGGCACCCGGGTCGGCGGCCCGCCGGCCGCGGCGGCCGGACGCGCGCCCGACTCCGGGGGCTCGACGGGCGCGTAGGTGCGCAGTTGCAGGCCGTCACAGTAGACCCAGCGGCTCTGGTCCAGATCGAGCAGCCAGGCCGCGTCCCCGTCCAGCACCAGGCCGAGGCGCAGCCCGTGGGTGAGCTGCCGGAAGGTCTCCAGGTCGATGGTGCCCTCGGTGACGTCCTCGACCTGCTCCCGGTAGTGGGCGAGCGCCTGCTCAAGCCGGCGGAGCAGGGGCCGTGGGTCGGCGGAGGGCGCGAGCGGCTGGGTGGTCCCCGGCGGACTGTGCGGGAGGGAGACCAGCAGCCGGCCGTCCACCCAGGCGGTCCAGCCGTTGGAGCAGACGACGCGGGTCCAGTCGCCGCGGACGTCGACGGCCAGCAGCGGCAGCAGCGGGTCGAGCCGGGCGCTGGGCTCGGAGAAGTCGGGCCTGGCCCAGGTGGCCAGACCGTCGGTCGGCGCGACGTGGGTGGGCCGGAACTCCGCGGGGTCCAGCGGGTCGGGGCCGTCGGCCGGGCTCACCGGCGCATCACCGCGGGCTCGTGCCGGCGCAACAGCCGGGCGACCAGGAGGGCCAGCACGGCGGACAGCACGACCAGCATGCCGACGTCCAGCAGCCAGGTGCCGGTCCGGTGGACGAACAGCGGATCGGAGGTCAGCGTGCCGGGCACCACCGTGTGCAGGTCGATCGTCCCGGCCATCGCGCCGAGGGCCCAGCGGGAGGGGACCAGCCAGGAGAGCTGGCCGAGGACGGGGACGCCGTTCAGCTTCAGCAGCGCGCCGCAGAAGACCACCTGCACGATCGCCAGCAGCACCAGCAGCGGCATGGTCACCTCCTCCTTCCGCACCAGCGCCGAGACCAGCAGGCCCAGCATCATGGCGGTGAAGGAGAGCATGGCGACGGTGATCGTGATCTCCAGCAGCGGCGGCATCAGCACCCCGCCGCCGCCCCTCGGTCTCAGCCGGACACCGAAGAGGCCGACCATGGTCAGCACCACGGCCTGCACCACGGTGACCGTGCCCAGCACGACGATCTTCGAGCAGAGGTAGGCGGAGCGGGACAGGCCGACCGCCCGTTCGCGCTGGTAGATGGTCCGTTCCTTGACCAGCTCGCGCACCGCGTTCGCGGCGCCGGTGAGCACCCCGCCCACGCACAGGATCAGCAGGGCGTTGAGCGCGCTGTTCTGGTCCAGCCTGCTGCCGGCCAGGGCGTGGGCCATCGCGCCCATCACGAAAGGCAGCGCGATCATGATCGCCAGGAAGGTGCGGTCCGCCACCAGCGCGGCGGCGTAGCGCCGGATCAGGGTGCCGAGCTGGGAGAACCAGCTCTGCATCGGCGGGCTCGGGGCGACCTGACGCCCGGTCGGCCCGGCGGCGCCGGCTCCGGCCGTCGCCTGGGCGATGTAGCGCTGGTAGGGGGCCGAGCCGTGGAACTCACCGGCCCAGTCGCGGTCCCTGTCGTTCTCGAACGCCTCGAAGGCGTCGGGCCAGTCGGGGAAGCCGAAGAAGGGCAGCGTCTCGTCGGGCGGCCCGTAGAAGGCGATCCTCCCGCCGGGGGCGAGCAGCAGCAGCCGGTCGCAGACCCCGAGGCTCAGCACGCTGTGGGTGACCACGACGACCGTGCGTCCGTCGTCGGCCAGGCCGCGCAGCATGTGCATCACCGACCGGTCCATGCCGGGGTCGAGCCCCGAGGTGGGCTCGTCGAGGAAGAGCAGCGAGGGCTTGGTCAGCAGCTCGAGCGCCACGCTGACGCGCTTGCGCTGGCCGCCGGAGAGGCTGGAGATCACCTGGTCCGCCCGTTGCTGCAGACCGAGTTCGGCGATCACCTCCTCCACCCTGGCACGCCGCTCCTCCTTGCCGGTGTCGCCGGGGAAGCGCAGCTCGGCGGCGTAGCCGAGGGCCCGGCGCACGGTCAGCTGGGTGTGCAGGATGTCGTCCTGCGGCACCAGGCCGATGCGCTGGCGCAGTTCGGCGTAGTCGCGGTAGAGGTCGCGGCCGTCGTAGCGGACGGTGCCCTCGTCGGCGGGCCGCAGCCCGGTGAGGGCGTTCAGCAGCGTCGACTTGCCGGCGCCGCTCGGGCCCGCGACGGCCAGCAGGCACTTCTGCCCGACCGGGAAGGAGACCCGGTCCAGCAGCGTCCTGCCGTCGCCGACCCTGACCACGATGTCGTCGACGTCGAGGGTGACCTCGCCGGTGTCGACGAACTCCTGCAGTTCGTCGCCGACCAGGCAGAAGACCGAGTGGCCGATGCCGATCAGCTGGCCGGGGCCGACCGGCGCGGGGCCGGTGACCGGCTGCCCGTCGAGGAAGGTGCCGTTGTGGCTGCCCAGGTCGACGATCTCGAAGCGGCCGCCGTCGCGGTGGAGTTCGGCGTGGTGCCGGGAGACCACCAGGTCGTCGACGACCAGGTCGTTGTCGGCCGCGCGGCCGATCCGCAGCGTGTGCTGCGGGGTCCGCAGGATCCTGGTCGGCTGCCGGCTGGAGCCGGTGATCGCGGTGAGCGCGGAAGGGCGTTCGGTCACCCTCGTCGGCTCCGGCAGCGCGGCCAGCGACGCCCAGGCGCCGTCGGCCGCGTCGCCGAAGCGCAGCGTCGTGCCGGGGCCGACGTCGAGATGCCGGACCCGGTGGCCTTCGGTCCAGGTGCCGTTGGTGCTGCCCACGTCGTCCAGGGTCCAGTGGTCGAGCTCGACGTGGAGCACGGCGTGGTGCCAGGAGACGCGCGGGTCGGCGAGGACCACGTCGCTCTGCGGATCACGCCCGATGTGGTAGCTGCGGTTCGGGCTGATGAGCTGCGAGTCGCCATCGATTTCGAGCAGGAGCTGCGACGCACCCGGGCGCTCTGCCATGTTCTGGATTTTATCGCCGCCCGCCGCACCCGGCCCGGCGACGGAGGAGCGCCGGTCACCAGGGCCGTTGCCTAAGCTGTTGGTCGTGTCCGACCCACGCCTGCGCCGCGCCGCCGTCCTCGTGCTGGAGGGCGCCAAGCCGCTGGACGTGGGGATTCCTGCCCAGGTGTTCACCAACCGGGCGAGCATGCCCTACGAGGTGCGGGTCTGCGGCGCCGCGCCCGGGCTGGTGACCGGCGGCGACGGTCTCTCGTACCACGTCGCCCACGGCCTGGAGGCGCTGGACTGGGCCGACATCGTCTTCGTGCCCGGGTACCGGCACCCCGACCGCGAGGAGCCGCCCGCCGCCGTCGTCGCCGCCCTGGTCTCCGCCCACGAACGGGGCGCGCGGCTGGCCGCGATCTCCACCGGGGCCTTCGCGCTCGCCGCGACCGGCCTGCTGGACGGCCGGCGCGCCACCACCCACTGGCACTACACCCGGGCGCTGGCCGAGCGGCACCCGCAGGTGCGGGTCGACGAGAACGTCCTCTTCGTCGACGAGGGCCCGGTGCTGACCTCGGCGGGCGCCGCCTCGGGGATCGACCTGTGCCTGCACATCCTGCGCGGCGACCTCGGCGTCGCCGCGTCCAACCACGCCGCCCGGCGGCTGGTGGCCGCGCCCTACCGCAGCGGCGGCCAGGCGCAGTACGTGCCGCGCAGCGTGCCCGAGCCGATCGGCGAGCGGTTCGCGGCCACCAGGGAGTGGGCGGTGCACCGGCTCGGCGAGCCGCTGACGGTGCGGAGCCTGGCCCGGCACGCGGCCGTCTCGCCGCGCACCTTCTCCCGGCGCTTCGTCGAGGACACCGGGTACACCCCGATGCAGTGGGTGATGCGCGCCCGCGTCGACCTCGCCAGGGAGCAACTGGAGCGCTCCGAGCGCAGCGTCGAGCAGATCGCCGCCGACGTCGGTCTCGGCACCGGCTCCAACCTGCGCCGGCACTTCCAGCAGATCCTCGGCACGACCCCGGGCGAGTACCGGCGCACCTTCACCAAGGGCGAGTAGGCAGCCGGATCGCGCGACGGGTGCCGGCCACGGCGACGACGGCGCAGGTCCGGGCGCACGCGTTGGCACGATCCTTGCGGACCGTGGCACTCACGCCACTGCCGCCGGTCCGCGCCGCGCGCGAGGGTTGATGTGCCACCCCACAGAAGGAGCACCACTCATGACCCGCATCGCCATCAACGGATTCGGCCGCATCGGACGCAACGTGCTGCGCGCCCTGCTGGAGCGCGACAGCAAGCTGGAGGTCGTCGCCGTCAACGACCTCACCGAGCCGACCGTGCTGGCGCGGCTGCTCGCCTACGACAGCACCGCGGGCCGCCTCGGCCGCCCGGTGACCGTCGAGGACGGCGCCCTGGTCGTCGACGGCCGCCGCATCGCGGTGCTGGCCGAGCGCGACCCGGCCCAGCTGCCGTGGGCGGAGCTCGAGGTCGACGTGGTGCTGGAGGCCACCGGCCGGTTCACGGCGGCCGAGGCCGCCCGCGTGCACCTGGCGGCTGGCGCGGCCAAGGTGCTGGTCAGTGCGCCGTCGGACGGCGCCGACGTGACCCTGGCCTTCGGCGTCAACAGCGACCAGTACGACCCCGAGCGGCACACCGTCGTCTCCAACGCCTCCTGCACGACCAACGCGCTGGCCCCGCTGGCCGCCGTCCTGGACGAGCTGGCCGGCATCGAGCACGGCTTCATGACCACCGTGCACGCCTACACCCAGGAGCAGAACCTCCAGGACGGTCCGCACCGCGACCCGCGCCGCGCCCGCGCCGCCGGGGTCAACATCGTGCCGACCTCGACCGGTGCCGCCAAGGCCATCGGCCTGGTCCTGCCGCAGCTGGACGGCAAGCTGTCCGGCGACTCGATCCGGGTCCCGATCCCGGTCGGCTCGATCGTCGAGCTCAACGCCACGGTGGCCCGCGACGTGACCCGCGACCAGGTGCTGGAGGCCTACCGGGCGGCCGCGGCCGGCCCGCTGGCCGGGATCCTCGAGTACTCCGAGGAGGCGCTGGTCTCCAGCGACATCGTCGGCAACCCGCACTCCTCCGTCTTCGACTCGGCGCTGACCCGGGTCGACGGCCGCCACGTCAAGGTCGTCGCCTGGTACGACAACGAGTGGGGCTTCTCGAACCGGGTCATCGACACCCTGGAGCTGCTCTCCGCGAACGGCTGAGCCGCTGCGCACCGCCCCGGGTCAGACAGTGCGGCCCGGGGCGACGTTCGGGTCGAGCGGCAGCTCGGCCAGCGGGTCCTCGCACCGGACGCCCGGTGACGGCACGAAGGTGAACTGGACCATGCCGCGGGTGGTCCCCTCCGGCGGGATGCCGGCACGGTGCAGACAGCGGGTGGTGTTGACGAACGCGCCCTGACCCGCGGGGGCCGTGAAGGGGACGACGCGCCCCGGGTCGTCCAGGTGCCGCCGCGCCGGTCCCTTGGCCCAGCCCTGACCGAGGAAGCCGCTGCGCATCAGCCGGCGGGTGCTCGGGACCGGATGCAGCCGGAAGGCGCCGCCCTCGGCGGTCACCCCGTCGCTGATCTGGACGAAGAACTTCAGCGTGGAGATCGGGTGCTGGTCGCAGTGCCAGAGGTTCCCGTAGTGGTGGAACCGGCGCTCGGGCTCGGGGATGTGGCCGATTCGCCACATGCGCACGTGCTGCACCCGCCACCGCCCGCCGTAGTAGGCGTCGAGCACGCTCAGCACGGGGGCGTTCAGCAGCTCCCGCAGGGCGGGCGCGCGGCCCACGGGGTCGAGCACGTAGCGGACCGTGTCCTTGATCCGGCCGCCCATGTCGACGGTGACCGTCGGATCGCCGATGAGCGCGTCGTAGCTCTCGCGGACCTCCTCGATCAGACCGGCCCGGTAGCCGGGATCGACGACCGCATAGCCTTCCCGCTCCGCCCTGGCCGCCAACACGCCACCGGCCGTATCGGCGAGAACGGCCGGTTCCGAACGCGACTTCATGAGGAGTCGACGCTGGCCCCTGTTGTTCTCCGTCCAGGCGTCGTTGCCCCAGTACAGGCGTGCACCCTCCAGAGCCGCAAGGCGCCGGAGCTCCCCGATGCGCATCTGACCTCCCCCGCTCTTCACTTGGTCTTCACAAGGTAGAGTCTCGGGGTCTTCGCGATCAATACTGTTGACGTTCAAGATTTCTGACGCGATGCCCGGCTTGACGTGGGCACCGACAAGGACGATTTCAGCCTTTTTGACGAAACGTCACACAGCATCGATATGAGCCGAGTTGCACAAACGTCCGCCCGGCGCGGAGTTGTGTGCTTATTGTGTGGAGTCACCTCCTCGGAACGTCCCTCAGCACGTCGCACGTCCTCCTGCACGTCTTGTCGCCTTCGACGCGGTGAAGGACCCGATGACCACCACACGCACCACGGCCCTCGTCGCGGCCGAGCCCGACCTCGCTCCGCTCCTGGAACGTCTGCTCCGACTGGCCGAGTCAGGCCTGCCCGAGATGTTCCGCACCGGACCGGAGAACTTCGTCTTCACCCGGGCGGCCGCCGCGCCGCCCGCAGCCGACGGCACGGTCCGGCTGGAGCAGCGCGGGGAGAGCCTGCGCTACGCCGCCATCACCGTGCTCGGCGCCCGCCTGCTGCCCGAGGATCGCCAGCGGCCGCTCTTCGGCGGCCGCACCGCCGCCGAGTACGCGGGCGTCCTCGTCGAACGGCTGCCCGGCGTCGGGAACCTGGGCGACGCCGCCCTGGTCGCCTGGGCCGCGGCCGACACCCGGCACCCGAAGCTCGACGACGCGCTGGCCCGGCTGGCCGCCCTGGACGACCTGGAGGACGGCGCCCGGCAGCCCCGTTTCACCGTCGAGGCCGCCTGGGTGCTCTCCGCCCTGGCCGCCGCACGCGGCCTCAGCGACGCGACCGGCGTGGAGCGCAGGCTGTGGACCGCCAGGGACCGTCTGCTGCGCGCCAGGATCGGCGGCAGCCCGATCTTCCCGCACGCGACGGGCCCCGGACTGCTGCCCTGGTACCGCGCCCACGTGGGCTGCTTCGCCGACCAGACCTATCCGCTGCAGGCGCTGGCCCGCGCCCACGCCTCAGGCGAGCGGAGCGGTTCGGGCGGCGACCCCGAGGCACTGTCCGCGGCCGACGCCTGTGCCGCCAGGATCTGCGATCTGCAGGGCGAGGGCGGCCAGTGGTGGTGGCACTACGACGCCCGGCGCGGCACCCTCGTCGAGGGCTATCCCGTCTACAGCGTGCACCAGCACGCCATGGCCCCCACCGCGCTGCACGACCTCGCCGAGGCCGGCGGCGCGGACCACGGCGCCGAGATCGGGCTGGGGCTGCGGTGGATGACCGAGGTCCCCGAACTGCACGCCGCGGGCTCGGGCGTCACGCCCGAACCGCTGATCCAGGACGAGCTCGGGGTGACCTGGCGCAAGGTCTTCCGCGGCGACCCGCGCAAGGCGGTCAGGGCCGCCCGCGGCGTCGGCAGCCGGCTCGTCCCCGGCCTGCGGATCGAGCCGCTGGAACGGCTCTTCCCGCCGGTGGCCGTCGACCGCGAATGCCGTCCCTACGAGTTCGGCTGGATGCTGCACGCCTGGCTCGGCTCCCTCGACAACGCTGCGGGTGAGGACATATGACCATCAGTCAACTTCCCCCGAGGCAGCAGGTCCTCGGGATATCCCTGGATCCGCTGACGCTGGCGCAGGCGGTGGACGTCTGCGCCTCCGCCGCGCAGGACGGACGGCGCCTGGAGGTCGGCGTGGTCAACGCGGCCAAGCTGGTCACCATGCGCAAGGACCGGCGGCTGGCCGACGCCGTCACCGGCTGCGACCTGGTGCTGGCCGACGGCCAGGCCGTGGTCTGGGCCTCCCGCCTGCTGCGCTCGCCGCTGCCCGAGCGGGTGGCCGGCATCGACCTCTTCCAGCAGCTGCTGGCCGTGGCCGAGCAGCGGGGCCTCTCCGTCTACTTCCTGGGGGCCAGGCGCGAGGCGCTGGACGCGATGCTGGCCGAGATCGCGGCACGCCACCCGCGGCTGCGGGTCGCCGGGGCCAGGGACGGGTACTTCAGCGACGCCGAGCAGCCGCAGGTCGCCGACGCCATCGCGGCCAGCGGCGCTCAACTGCTCTTCCTCGGCATGACCTCGCCGAAGAAGGAGCTGTTCACGGCCGCCTTCGGCGAGCGTTCCGGGGTGCGGGTGGTGCACGGCGTCGGCGGCTCCTTCGACGTGCTGGCCGGGGTCACCCGCCGCGCGCCGGAGCGCTGGCAGCGCCTGGGCCTGGAGTGGCTCTACCGGGTCGCCCAGGAGCCGCGCCGGCTCGGACGCCGCTACCTGGTCACCAACGTCCAGTTCGTGCTGATGACCCTGCGGGCGATGCTCGCCCGCACCACAGCACCTTCGCAACCGCAGGCACAGGCAGGGGGAAACTGATGCGCGTGGTCGTGGTCGGGCAGGGCTATGTGGGCCTGCCGCTCGCCGTGCGGGCCGCCGAGGTCGGGCACGAGGTCGTCGGGTACGACGTGGACACCGGCCGGATCAAGCGGCTGGCGGACGGCGAGTCCTATGTGGAGGACGTCGCCTCCGAGCGGCTGCGGGCCGTGCTCGCGTCGGGCGCCTACCGGGCCAGCGACGCCGCGCGGGACTGCGGGGGCTTCGACGTCGCCGTGGTGACCGTCCCGACGCCGCTGCACGAGGGGGTGCCCGAC
This genomic interval from Streptacidiphilus rugosus AM-16 contains the following:
- a CDS encoding serine/threonine-protein kinase; protein product: MGPDSDDLAGRRIAGYQLERVLGRGGMAVVYRARDVRLDRTVAVKLLAPELARNEVFRRRFEHESKVAAAIDHPNIVPIFEAGEADGVLFIAMRYVQGRDLRALLDRTGPLPLPQTGRIAVQVASALDAAHAHQLVHRDVKPGNVLVAEGTDADHPEHVYLTDFGLTKKSLSLTGFTSVGQFVGTLDYVAPEQISGKPVDGRCDVYSLGCVVFEMLTGGPPFRREDDMALLWAHQYDDPPPPTELRAGLPSGADAVLARALAKVPGDRFDSCLDFVAALRSALSPQPLAAAPAAAGHAPTRIVHAPRESRSGIEERPSVGIRPPPRWAWPVYSPGADPTDPAPPTT
- a CDS encoding SH3 domain-containing protein — translated: MSPADGPDPLDPAEFRPTHVAPTDGLATWARPDFSEPSARLDPLLPLLAVDVRGDWTRVVCSNGWTAWVDGRLLVSLPHSPPGTTQPLAPSADPRPLLRRLEQALAHYREQVEDVTEGTIDLETFRQLTHGLRLGLVLDGDAAWLLDLDQSRWVYCDGLQLRTYAPVEPPESGARPAAAAGGPPTRVPGDA
- a CDS encoding ABC transporter ATP-binding protein/permease; this translates as MAERPGASQLLLEIDGDSQLISPNRSYHIGRDPQSDVVLADPRVSWHHAVLHVELDHWTLDDVGSTNGTWTEGHRVRHLDVGPGTTLRFGDAADGAWASLAALPEPTRVTERPSALTAITGSSRQPTRILRTPQHTLRIGRAADNDLVVDDLVVSRHHAELHRDGGRFEIVDLGSHNGTFLDGQPVTGPAPVGPGQLIGIGHSVFCLVGDELQEFVDTGEVTLDVDDIVVRVGDGRTLLDRVSFPVGQKCLLAVAGPSGAGKSTLLNALTGLRPADEGTVRYDGRDLYRDYAELRQRIGLVPQDDILHTQLTVRRALGYAAELRFPGDTGKEERRARVEEVIAELGLQQRADQVISSLSGGQRKRVSVALELLTKPSLLFLDEPTSGLDPGMDRSVMHMLRGLADDGRTVVVVTHSVLSLGVCDRLLLLAPGGRIAFYGPPDETLPFFGFPDWPDAFEAFENDRDRDWAGEFHGSAPYQRYIAQATAGAGAAGPTGRQVAPSPPMQSWFSQLGTLIRRYAAALVADRTFLAIMIALPFVMGAMAHALAGSRLDQNSALNALLILCVGGVLTGAANAVRELVKERTIYQRERAVGLSRSAYLCSKIVVLGTVTVVQAVVLTMVGLFGVRLRPRGGGGVLMPPLLEITITVAMLSFTAMMLGLLVSALVRKEEVTMPLLVLLAIVQVVFCGALLKLNGVPVLGQLSWLVPSRWALGAMAGTIDLHTVVPGTLTSDPLFVHRTGTWLLDVGMLVVLSAVLALLVARLLRRHEPAVMRR
- a CDS encoding GlxA family transcriptional regulator, with the protein product MSDPRLRRAAVLVLEGAKPLDVGIPAQVFTNRASMPYEVRVCGAAPGLVTGGDGLSYHVAHGLEALDWADIVFVPGYRHPDREEPPAAVVAALVSAHERGARLAAISTGAFALAATGLLDGRRATTHWHYTRALAERHPQVRVDENVLFVDEGPVLTSAGAASGIDLCLHILRGDLGVAASNHAARRLVAAPYRSGGQAQYVPRSVPEPIGERFAATREWAVHRLGEPLTVRSLARHAAVSPRTFSRRFVEDTGYTPMQWVMRARVDLAREQLERSERSVEQIAADVGLGTGSNLRRHFQQILGTTPGEYRRTFTKGE
- the gap gene encoding type I glyceraldehyde-3-phosphate dehydrogenase, whose protein sequence is MTRIAINGFGRIGRNVLRALLERDSKLEVVAVNDLTEPTVLARLLAYDSTAGRLGRPVTVEDGALVVDGRRIAVLAERDPAQLPWAELEVDVVLEATGRFTAAEAARVHLAAGAAKVLVSAPSDGADVTLAFGVNSDQYDPERHTVVSNASCTTNALAPLAAVLDELAGIEHGFMTTVHAYTQEQNLQDGPHRDPRRARAAGVNIVPTSTGAAKAIGLVLPQLDGKLSGDSIRVPIPVGSIVELNATVARDVTRDQVLEAYRAAAAGPLAGILEYSEEALVSSDIVGNPHSSVFDSALTRVDGRHVKVVAWYDNEWGFSNRVIDTLELLSANG
- a CDS encoding WecB/TagA/CpsF family glycosyltransferase: MTISQLPPRQQVLGISLDPLTLAQAVDVCASAAQDGRRLEVGVVNAAKLVTMRKDRRLADAVTGCDLVLADGQAVVWASRLLRSPLPERVAGIDLFQQLLAVAEQRGLSVYFLGARREALDAMLAEIAARHPRLRVAGARDGYFSDAEQPQVADAIAASGAQLLFLGMTSPKKELFTAAFGERSGVRVVHGVGGSFDVLAGVTRRAPERWQRLGLEWLYRVAQEPRRLGRRYLVTNVQFVLMTLRAMLARTTAPSQPQAQAGGN